One Ricinus communis isolate WT05 ecotype wild-type chromosome 1, ASM1957865v1, whole genome shotgun sequence DNA window includes the following coding sequences:
- the LOC8277435 gene encoding E3 ubiquitin-protein ligase RNF25 yields the protein MAEEEEEEEVLIEVEAVQAMYGDDCVVIDSFPPHLHVHIKPRTADVSSQQFVEAIIGIRAGPKYPNEPPCINLIESKGLDDQRQKQLISSIQDKACELSSCLMLVALCEEAVEKLSIMNHPDGNCPLCLYPLVPEDEPDETLPFMKLMSCFHCFHSECIMRWWNWLQKEKDSNASSSSITTVHFVEGRVNQNAIHELMGESLGNCPVCRKVFHTKDFEHVLSLVGVHCFELSSDRKEVNKELLQSDSESIRRQKFEALLKLQQENNGLIEPKKSLVVLPGMYLPQPVTVPAQMVNKETTVETQRDSRVSMETKTGDSSNKPSPRERRNLGRRMQVTQNARKQVRQWVRKEDGPSN from the exons ATGgcggaagaagaagaagaagaagaagtgttGATAGAAGTGGAAGCGGTTCAAGCAATGTATGGAGACGACTGTGTAGTTATTGATTCATTTCCTCCTCATCTTCATGTACACATCAAGCCTCGAACTGCCGATGTCTCTTCCCAACAG TTTGTGGAAGCAATTATTGGGATACGAGCAGGTCCCAAG TATCCAAATGAACCACCCTGTATTAATCTTATAGAATCCAAGGGCCTTGATGATCAAAGGCAGAAGCAGCTAATATCTAGCATACAAGATAAAGCATGTGAACTCTCCTCTTGTTTGATGCTTGTAGCTCTTTGTGAG GAAGCAGTGGAGAAGCTCTCTATTATGAATCATCCTGATGGTAATTGTCCATTGTGTCTGTATCCTTTGGTCCCAGAAGATGAACCTGATGAAACCCTGCCATTCATGAAGCTGATGTCTTGTTTCCATTGCTTTCATAG CGAATGCATTATGAGGTGGTGGAACTGGctccaaaaagagaaagacaGCAACGCCAGCTCGTCATCTATCACAACTGTGCATTTTGTCGAAGGCAGGGTTAATCAGAATG CTATACATGAGTTAATGGGAGAAAGTTTGGGGAACTGTCCGGTTTGCCGCAAGGTCTTTCATACCAAGGATTTTGAACATGTGCTCAGCTTGGTTGGCGTGCATTGCTTTGAATTG AGCTCTGACAGAAAGGAAGTCAATAAGGAGTTACTCCAGTCTGATTCAGAGAGCATTAGAAGACAGAAGTTTGAGGCCTTATTGAAACTACAGCAAGAAAACAATGGCTTAATCGAGCCAAAAAAAAGTCTAGTGGTTTTGCCTGGCATGTATCTTCCTCAACCAGTTACTGTGCCTGCCCAGATGGTGAACAAAGAAACCACTGTAGAGACGCAAAGAGACTCAAGAGTCTCTATGGAAACAAAAACTGGGGATTCTTCAAATAAACCTAGCCCCAGGGAACGCAGAAACTTGGGCAGGAGAATGCAAGTAACACAAAATGCGAGGAAACAAGTCAGACAGTGGGTCAGAAAAGAGGACGGTCCTTCTAATTGA
- the LOC8277437 gene encoding phospholipase A(1) DAD1, chloroplastic → MQLSLVPPVPSSLSSTISTHLKVQCCTLTQPIKLDKKSMEINRPLKNWEHLLDPVYNNSTSSCSASQRPVKLGSKWMEYQGIRNWEGLLNPLDDNLRAEILRYGNFVEAAYNSFDFDPSSPAYATCRFQKSTLLERSGLPQTGYRLTKHLRATSGIQLPRWIEKAPSWVATQSSWIGYVAVCQDKEEISRLGRRDVVISYRGTATCLEWLENLRATLANIPDANSETKTSGPCSCGPMVESGFLSLYTSRTAMGPSLQEMVREEIQRLLQSYGDEPLSLTITGHSLGAALAILTAYDIKTTFRSAPLVTVISFGGPRVGNRSFRQHLEKQGTKVLRIVNSDDLITKVPGFVIDGDNENENEVIKKRDVNIAGIPGWIQKRVEETQWAYAEVGKELRLSSKDSPYINSVNVATCHELKTYLHLVNGFVSSSCPFRATAKRVLSKHRR, encoded by the coding sequence ATGCAGCTCTCTCTAGTACCTCCAGTTCCATCTTCACTCTCTTCGACAATCTCAACACACTTAAAAGTACAGTGCTGCACTCTCACCCAACCTATAAAACTCGACAAGAAGTCTATGGAGATCAACCGACCTCTCAAGAACTGGGAACACCTTCTTGATCCAGTTTACAACAACTCAACGTCGTCCTGCTCTGCCTCTCAAAGACCCGTTAAACTGGGCAGCAAATGGATGGAATATCAGGGTATTCGAAACTGGGAAGGTTTACTCAACCCTCTCGATGATAATTTACGTGCAGAGATTCTCCGATACGGAAACTTTGTTGAAGCAGCATACAATTCTTTCGACTTTGATCCTTCATCACCTGCCTATGCCACCTGTCGCTTCCAAAAAAGTACATTGCTCGAGCGGTCTGGTTTGCCTCAAACCGGTTACCGGTTAACCAAACACTTACGTGCTACCTCAGGTATCCAACTGCCACGTTGGATAGAAAAAGCCCCAAGCTGGGTGGCAACTCAGTCTAGCTGGATAGGCTACGTGGCAGTCTGTCAAGACAAGGAGGAGATTTCAAGGTTAGGACGACGAGATGTGGTGATTTCTTACAGAGGTACTGCTACTTGCCTCGAATGGCTCGAAAATTTACGAGCCACCCTGGCTAACATACCTGATGCCAATTCTGAGACAAAGACGAGCGGCCCCTGTTCATGCGGACCAATGGTGGAAAGTGGATTCTTAAGCCTTTATACTTCTAGAACAGCAATGGGCCCAAGCCTCCAAGAAATGGTCCGCGAAGAAATCCAAAGACTTCTACAATCTTACGGCGACGAGCCTCTTAGCTTAACCATTACAGGCCACAGTCTCGGTGCTGCTCTAGCAATTCTCACTGCTTATGACATCAAAACTACATTCAGAAGTGCACCGCTTGTCACCGTCATATCTTTTGGCGGTCCGCGAGTCGGAAACAGGAGCTTCCGACAACATTTAGAAAAACAAGGCACGAAAGTGCTTCGTATTGTGAATTCTGATgatctaataacaaaagtaCCTGGTTTTGTAATCGATGGAGACAATGAGAATGAGAATGAAGTTATAAAGAAGAGAGACGTGAACATCGCCGGAATTCCTGGCTGGATCCAGAAAAGAGTGGAGGAGACACAGTGGGCATATGCGGAGGTCGGAAAAGAACTCAGATTGAGTAGCAAAGACTCTCCGTACATAAATAGTGTGAACGTAGCCACGTGCCATGAGCTGAAAACGTACCTACACTTGGTGAATGGATTCGTAAGCTCATCTTGTCCATTTAGAGCAACCGCCAAGAGAGTC